The following coding sequences are from one Capsicum annuum cultivar UCD-10X-F1 chromosome 3, UCD10Xv1.1, whole genome shotgun sequence window:
- the LOC107862407 gene encoding benzaldehyde dehydrogenase, mitochondrial — MAARRLSSLLSRSIRYLPSASSAPLGRSHGVARPIHRFSTAAAVEELITPPVQVNITKLLINGQFVDSASGKTFPTLDPRTGEVIANVAEGDAEDINRAVAAARKAFDEGPWPKMSAYERSRIMLKFADLVEKHNDEIAALETWDNGKPYLQAAEAEVPSFVRLFRYYAGWADKIHGLTVPADGPHHVQILHEPIGVAGQIIPWNFPLLMFAWKVGPALACGNTIVLKTAEQTPLTALYVAKLFHEAGLPPGVLNIVSGFGPTAGAALASHMDVDKLAFTGSTETGQTVLQLAAKSNLKPVTLELGGKSPFIICEDADIDHAVELAHFALFFNQGQCCCAGSRTYVHERVYDEFVEKAKARAMRRVVGDPFKKGVEQGPQIDSEQFQKVLRYIREGRDSSATLECGGDRIGSKGYFIQPTVFSNVKEDMSIAQDEIFGPVQCVFKFKDIGEVIKRANNTRYGLAAGVFTKNIDTANTLTRGLRAGTVWINCYDVFDAGIPFGGYKMSGMGREKGIHSLNNYLQVKAVVTPLKNPAWI, encoded by the exons ATGGCAGCTCGCAGACTTTCTTCTTTGCTCTCTCGTTCTATCCGTTATCTTCCTTCTGCTTCTTCTGCTCCCCTAG GAAGGAGCCATGGTGTGGCAAGGCCGATTCACAGGTTTAGTACTGCTGCAGCTGTTGAGGAATTAATCACTCCGCCTGTCCAAGTTAATATCACCAAGCTTCTAATTAATGGGCAATTTGTTGATTCTGCATCCG gaaaaaCATTCCCAACTTTGGATCCAAGAACTGGGGAAGTCATTGCGAATGTTGCTGAAGGTGATGCTGAAGATATTAATCGCGCTGTGGCTGCTGCTCGCAAGGCATTTGATGAGGGACCATGGCCCAAAATGAGTGCTTAT GAAAGGTCACGGATAATGCTAAAGTTTGCTGATTTGGTGGAGAAACACAATGATGAGATTGCAGCTTTAGAAACATGGGATAATGGCAAGCCATATTTGCAGGCTGCCGAAGCTGAAGTACCTTCTTTTGTGAGACTATTTCGGTATTATGCTG GTTGGGCAGACAAAATACATGGTCTAACCGTACCAGCTGATGGGCCACACCATGTACAAATTTTACATGAACCAATTGGTGTTGCTGGTCAAATAATTCCTTGGAACTTTCCCCTTCTTATGTTTGCCTGGAAAGTTGGCCCTGCCCTAGCATGCGGTAACACTATTGTCCTGAAGACTGCAGAGCAAACTCCACTGACTGCTCTTTATGTTGCAAAATTATTCCACGAG GCTGGTCTTCCTCCAGGTGTTCTAAATATTGTTTCTGGTTTCGGACCAACTGCTGGTGCAGCACTTGCTAGTCATATGGATGTGGACAAG CTCGCTTTCACTGGATCAACTGAAACTGGACAAACAGTTCTTCAACTGGCTGCCAAAAGCAATCTGAAACCAGTTACACTCGAACTAGGAGGGAAATCACCTTTCATTATATGCGAGGATGCGGACATTGATCATGCTGTTGAGCTAGCACATTTTGCACTCTTCTTTAATCAG GGCCAATGCTGTTGTGCTGGTTCTCGTACCTATGTACATGAACGAGTATATGATGAATTTGTAGAGAAGGCAAAGGCACGTGCAATGAGACGTGTAGTTGGCGATCCCTTCAAGAAAGGTGTTGAACAAGGTCCTCAG ATCGACTCGGAGCAATTTCAGAAGGTTCTGAGGTACATAAGAGAAGGCCGTGACAGCTCTGCTACCCTTGAATGCGGTGGTGATAGAATTGGTTCCAAAGGCTACTTTATTCAACCCACTGTGTTCTCAAATGTCAAG GAGGACATGTCAATAGCACAGGATGAGATTTTTGGTCCAGTGCAATGTGTCTTCAAATTCAA GGATATTGGCGAAGTAATAAAGAGGGCAAACAACACTCGCTATGGTCTAGCAGCAGGAGTTTTCACAAAGAACATCGACACAGCAAACACCTTGACCCGAGGACTGAGAGCTGGAACGGTGTGGATTAACTGCTATGATGTATTTGATGCTGGAATTCCTTTTGGAGGGTACAAGATGAGTGGCATGGGCAGGGAAAAGGGTATTCACAGCCTTAACAACTACTTACAGGTGAAGGCTGTGGTTACTCCATTGAAAAATCCTGCATGGATATAG